TGAAGTTTATCTACACCTTCTATTTCAATATTTTTTGTTCCCGCTCCCATCACTTTTGCACCCATTTTAGTTAAAACGTTTGCCAAATCTTCTATTTCTGGTTCGCGGGCGGCGTTTTTGATTATAGTTTTGCCTTTTGCTAGAACTGCGGTAAGCAATATATTTTCAGTCGCACCGACGCTTGGAAACCTAAAGCTTATCGTTGCGCCTTTAAGTCCGTTTTTTGCAGAAGTTTTTACATAACCGCCTTTTACTGAGATTTTAGCGCCCAATTTCTTAAATGCAGCTAAATGTATATCCACAGGTCTTGCACCTATAGCACATCCGCCGGGCAGCGATACTTCAATTCTTTTAAGTCTTACAAGCAGAGGTCCCATTATTAAAATGCTTGCGCGCATTTTTCTTACTAAATCATACGGCGCTATATGTTTATATTTGTACGAAGAGTAAGCTTTTACGGTATTTCCTTCTTTAACAGTTTTTTTACCTATAAAATTCAAAAACGCAATCGCCGTATCTATGTCGGTAAGAGACGGAACATTTGTTATCATTACGGGATCGTCTGTAAGAAGAGTCGCAAACAATATAGGCAAGGCGGAATTTTTTGACCCTGATACAACGATTTCACCTTTTAACTTCTTGCCTCCGCGTATTACTATTTTATCCATTTTTAATCCTTAAAAAGCATTGCCACTTCATTTTCATTCCATTCAACAAACCTCATACCGCTCCGCGGATATTTGATTATTGCGGCTGGAAAGTTATCATCGTTTAACATCACTGCAGCGTTCTATATTTCATAAGTTTTTCCTGCTACATAAGATTAATTTCTTTCAAT
This genomic interval from Candidatus Endomicrobiellum trichonymphae contains the following:
- the murA gene encoding UDP-N-acetylglucosamine 1-carboxyvinyltransferase, which gives rise to MDKIVIRGGKKLKGEIVVSGSKNSALPILFATLLTDDPVMITNVPSLTDIDTAIAFLNFIGKKTVKEGNTVKAYSSYKYKHIAPYDLVRKMRASILIMGPLLVRLKRIEVSLPGGCAIGARPVDIHLAAFKKLGAKISVKGGYVKTSAKNGLKGATISFRFPSVGATENILLTAVLAKGKTIIKNAAREPEIEDLANVLTKMGAKVMGAGTKNIEIEGVDKLHGFMHEVIPDRIEAATYLIAAAITKGGVILKKVIPQHLKSVNDKLKKCGLCIKETKNTISAEWVKNLKPQNVKTEAYPGFPTDVQAQWMSLMCLLNGESCIEENVFENRFLHVSELQRFGADITVNGKTVNIKGVKEFSGAPVMVSDLRAGAALVLAGLAAKGKTVVSRIYHLNRGYDMLEKKLKKLGADIRIIHN